The window AGACCAAGAACAAGTCCATGATCCATCATTTTGTGTGGGACAAAAGTTGCAATTTTTTTTTGTCTCATTGACATAGTCTGTGTGTAATGCATGTCAGATAAGTACAAAGCCATAACGTCTTGTCAGAGAAATGATACCTGGGACAATATTCGTGATGCCATCCAGAAAACCAGCCTGAAAACATCATACATCCAGATCCACTAATATTAGTCCCTGAATTAGCTCTTTCATTACTATTTTTTTTCACTTAAAAGAAATGACATACAGGAATTCGGatatcaagtttctcaaagccaTCTCGCCCAGTGATTTTGACTCTTAAAGAACGAGACCAGATCCCTGAGAAAGGATCATTTGAACCTCCTCCACCATACTTATACATATCTGGATTCATCAGTTCAACAACAGGCTTCGATGCTTCTTCACCTTCACCTGTCTGCTCTTTATCATCTTGACCCCATCTTCTAATACCATACGGATTTCCGCCACCTGGCAAACACATAACCAAAATCAATCACTCAAACAAGCAAAAAAACCCTTTTGAAAAGTGAGGTTCTTGACCAACCTGTTTGCCACACAGGTTGAGTGTTCTTAGTAGCATAAAGTTTTTCTTCTTCATAATAGGTGTTGAAACCCAAGATTTCTTTGACTTCTTCAAATGATGGCATGCTTGCAGGAGAAGGAACACGCCCTCCCTTAATAGCCACCAATGCATCATCCATGGCACGAATGGATACACCCAACAAAGAAAGAGGATAAGCTATAAGTTTATATCCTATCTCCTCAAGTTCTAAAGGAGTCAGTATTGGTGTTTTCCCTCCACCTTCAAGCATATTAGCCTACACAAGaatcagaaaaaaaaagttaagaatCCTTAAAGTTATAGCTTTTTTATGTTAACGATCAAAAACAAGATTGCTAACCATTTTAGGAACTCCAGGAGAGATTTCACAGAATGCTTTCATCTCTTCTTTTGAAGCAAGTgcatcaatgaaaagtacatcagCTCCTGCATCAGCAAAAGCTCTTGATCTCCAAAGAGCTTCTTCTAAGGACAATGCTTGACGTGAATCTGTTCTTGCTACAATAACAATGTCACAACCACTCTCTTTCCGAGCATCAACAGCTGCTTTTATCTTCATCACAGCTTCTTCTCTAGATACCACTTTCCTTCCTTGTGTATGACCACAAGCTTTTGGGGATACCTTGCAGTTTGAGCAGTATCAGCAATCTGTAGGACCTACAGATGAATATAATGATAGTTGATGTTAAGAAATGAACCTGATCTTCGAGAATTATTCCTGCAAATCCTGCTTTGATGTATCCCTTCACAGTTCTCTTCATGTTCATGGCGTTTCCATATCCGTTATCACCATCGCCGATCACTGGAATGGATACAGCTTCTGTAATTTGTTGCCCTTGCTCCACCATTTCTCCGTAAGATATTAGTCCGGTATCTGGCAAGCCTAATCGAGCAGCCGATATTCCAAAACCTAGCGACAGAATCCATCACAAGCAAAATTTATAGGATTGATCAGACGAGGTTGCACATTAAAACCAGTTTTCACCATTCTCTTTGAAGCATGCCCAAAAAGGATGCCTGAATCGAAATTTTACAAATGATTATGAGAAAGGTACCAGTCGTGAAGCAGAACTGAAAGCCAGCTCTCTCTACAAGCTTGGCGCTGAGAGCATTAAAACAAGCAGGGCCTTGATGAATTCCGGGAGAATCAAGTAGTTGTCGTAGCTTCTTCGCCGGAGACGACTCTGAAGTGGCGTCGTAGGCTTTTCTGTCTCCTCCATAAGAACTAACGATGATGGAATTGGAGTGGACTGAAGGCCGTGATTTCCGAAGATTATCATATCCAATGTTTTTCTTGGTAAGAATCGGATTAATCGGGTAGCTCGGAAGTGCAAAAGCTTTAAAATTAGAAATTAAGTTCTCCGGCGATGAGGGAGGAGAGTGGTGGCGACATACGGAGGAGGAGAGATTCATGCTGTGTTTGGGGGTTGGAGACTGGCAAGATTCCGTTGGCTTGTTTTACTTACGAACTAATTTTATATAAAACCCCCATAAACTATGGCTAAATGACAATACTTGGTAGAGTTTacactttatttttaatttcgtCATAAATCTTCTAAAATGTTACAAAAATCAGTATATGGTTCAAAAGTTCATTCTAGATTTAATTAAACAAATAGAAGAATATCAGAATAGACGAGATGATTTAAAAATACTTATTGAGTGTGAAAAAACAGAAGGAAATAAAAGTTAGACTGAAAAAAAATGGAAGGATAAAAAAATTCTCATACTCTTCGGATGAAGTTATAAATAGATTTCATGGTCAACCTACTAAAGCCTTCTAAGCTCATTAAAAATTAGATTCAAACATTAAAACTAcaaaaatttcaaaaccaaaGATACCATTTTCATCGATTGTACAATATCACTACCAAAAAAACTTCACAATTAAGAGAGACCTGTCTAACTTTACTTcaacctaaaaaaataaaaaaatttcatatCAAATCTCTTATACACCAGCTTCCTCATCACCATGGCTTTTGTCTTCTTCCTTATCAAACCtgcaaaaaaaaaacatcaaaaaaactTAGTCATGATGGGTTTCATTTTGCTTTTTCTATTAAGCCCAAAAGATGATGAAATAAGAAACATACGCTGAATAAACAACAAGCCCAACAGCAACAGCAGCAAAAGCTAAAAAGTACATCCAATCGACCTGACGATATGTGACAATGTCAGCttcgtttaaaaaaaaaaaaaaaaaaaactaaaaaaattaaactcgATATTCTTTACAAACCTTTTCATGATACAAAAAGATACGTATCAAAACTGACCACATGTCTGACGTCAACAAAGACAGATTTAGCATTGTGGACCCACTAATCTGCATTTTATACCAACACAAACAAACTTCAATCATAGAGTTCTTAAAATTTCCATAACTAGAAAGATGTATAAAGAATGTTGCAAAGTCTCACCTTTAACAGGATTGGCACACCTGAGTAAAATAGAAACATTGCTGCTGCAAATCCAGCATAAGGAAGCACctaagaaaaacaaacaacatgTATTTAATAGAggtgtttgaattttttttgtagGTTAATTCCATTAATTTGATTATTACAACATCCTACTTTCATTATTTCTATTACAGTATCGTTAATTCTATAAGTCTACCCAATTACATAGCATTGTTATACAAAAAGAAATCTTGAAGTGAAATGCTCAAAAAAAGAAAATGAAGGTAGGATGTtgtaatacacaaataaatggaagtactttattatttcttgcatttagcccctTGTAGAATAAATCTATAGATGAAAgtacaatcacacacacacacacacgattagtgtgtgtgtgtgtgtgagagagaagagagagaaagagtaccGCTCCTGATGACCAACGGATGGATTTTAGTTCCTCACGCTCAAGTACGCTTCTATGGACATTGTTAAAGACCACAAAATAatgtaaaaaaatatacaaacaaGATCAAAGTGGTATTATTTTTTCTTCCAATTCCTCAAAAATGCCCTCATTTGgtcaaaatatattttaaaaataatttatatgTAAGCAACAGTAAATGGGAAAAAacacttaacaaaaacaaaaagaaacgGGTGTCAAATGTCAAGTGAATAGGTGTTTTTTTTATGGCTTAGAAGCTCTCTATAAAATAAATGTAGTAAccctttaaactattttaaacaaAATGTTGCATATAAAAGAAGGATACATTTGAATACCACTGAAAATGGCACCAAAGAGACCCAACATTGCCATGAGTTCAACTCGATCAGCTGTTTTCACAAAAAACTCCTGCACAAGGGTTTTTCAATAAGTGTATGCACAACATTAATGCTATTTCTTGCATAAATGACAATTGTTTTTGCTCACCTCACTAACATTGCAGACAGCATAAAGTGTAGCTCCAGCAATAACCAACAAATCCCCTTTAATAGGATTGCTCCCACTCTCTATCCATACacataaaaaaaaagtaaaaaaaaaaaaaacatatagtaAAATCCTAAATCCCGTATCATATTTTCatgtaaaaaaaatgaaattgaaagtAAAACGCTAAATATATGCTCACGTGAACGATCTGCTGCATGCACATCTGAAAAAATAACAAGCACAAGACCCGCAACACAAATGACAACACCCGCAATTTTCTTGAATTTGTAGTTTGTTTTCAAGAAGAGCCACGTCAGGATTATGACTGATGGGATTGACCAACAATCCAACAGCATAACACTCGTTAATGACGTGTATTGATATGCCTTCACCACtgctcaatatatatatatatatatatatatatatatatatatatatatatatatatatatatatatatatatat of the Lactuca sativa cultivar Salinas chromosome 6, Lsat_Salinas_v11, whole genome shotgun sequence genome contains:
- the LOC111889781 gene encoding uncharacterized protein LOC111889781; its protein translation is MNLSSSVCRHHSPPSSPENLISNFKAFALPSYPINPILTKKNIGYDNLRKSRPSVHSNSIIVSSYGGDRKAYDATSESSPAKKLRQLLDSPGIHQGPACFNALSAKLVERAGFQFCFTTGFGISAARLGLPDTGLISYGEMVEQGQQITEAVSIPVIGDGDNGYGNAMNMKRTVKGYIKAGFAGIILEDQVSPKACGHTQGRKVVSREEAVMKIKAAVDARKESGCDIVIVARTDSRQALSLEEALWRSRAFADAGADVLFIDALASKEEMKAFCEISPGVPKMANMLEGGGKTPILTPLELEEIGYKLIAYPLSLLGVSIRAMDDALVAIKGGRVPSPASMPSFEEVKEILGFNTYYEEEKLYATKNTQPVWQTGGGNPYGIRRWGQDDKEQTGEGEEASKPVVELMNPDMYKYGGGGSNDPFSGIWSRSLRVKITGRDGFEKLDIRIPAGFLDGITNIVPALGGVNIKALLDDVSFEVGGKLLLDFKDSMGDRIQVFLE
- the LOC111889788 gene encoding uncharacterized protein LOC111889788, producing MVSFKGLFTKKTLFALFLGQILSLFITSTGFTSSELARRGINAPTSQSLANYVLLAIVYGGILIFRRHEMKAKWYYYLLLGLIDVEANYLVVKAYQYTSLTSVMLLDCWSIPSVIILTWLFLKTNYKFKKIAGVVICVAGLVLVIFSDVHAADRSQSGSNPIKGDLLVIAGATLYAVCNVSEEFFVKTADRVELMAMLGLFGAIFSGIQISVLEREELKSIRWSSGAVLPYAGFAAAMFLFYSGVPILLKISGSTMLNLSLLTSDMWSVLIRIFLYHEKVDWMYFLAFAAVAVGLVVYSAFDKEEDKSHGDEEAGV